One region of Mucilaginibacter gotjawali genomic DNA includes:
- a CDS encoding glycerate kinase yields MHILIAPNAFKNSLSAEDAALAVKQGLQMSKLKCTVTCFPIADGGDGTGSLIIKQCKGKVIKKEVHHPFGTKIMSQFGLIDNGKTAVVEMADASGLRLLNKDELNPMLASSAGTGELISFALDEGVNKIIIAMGGSATVDGGCGILAALGARFFDRADNLLQPVPQGLANLARIDISQLDERVFDCEIIVLCDVNNKLLGPDGSAAIFGPQKGAGPEEVARLEKFLVNLDDITGKQAGKRLSAMKYGGTAGGAAAGLSAFLNAKLVNGIGYFLQVTGFDAVLKKSNLLITAEGSIDMQTLQGKGPFGVAELAKKNDIPVIGLAGLIPLTENIELNKYFDILLAIGNGAEDLPEALKHTRVNLVRTARVIGDLLSMKK; encoded by the coding sequence GTACGGTCACCTGTTTCCCGATTGCCGATGGGGGCGATGGCACGGGATCATTGATTATCAAACAATGCAAGGGTAAGGTTATAAAAAAAGAAGTCCATCATCCTTTCGGTACGAAGATCATGTCTCAGTTCGGCCTGATCGATAACGGGAAAACGGCCGTTGTTGAAATGGCAGATGCATCAGGATTAAGACTTTTAAATAAAGATGAGCTAAATCCAATGCTGGCCTCGTCAGCAGGAACCGGCGAACTGATCAGCTTTGCACTGGATGAAGGTGTAAATAAGATTATTATTGCGATGGGTGGCTCAGCCACGGTTGATGGCGGTTGCGGCATATTGGCCGCGCTGGGCGCAAGGTTTTTTGACCGGGCAGATAATCTTTTGCAACCTGTTCCACAAGGTCTTGCAAATCTCGCACGGATAGACATATCGCAGCTTGATGAACGGGTATTTGATTGCGAAATAATTGTGTTATGCGATGTAAATAACAAACTGCTGGGCCCCGATGGTTCAGCTGCTATATTCGGTCCGCAAAAGGGCGCTGGCCCTGAAGAGGTGGCCAGGCTCGAAAAATTCCTGGTCAACCTTGATGATATTACCGGTAAACAGGCAGGAAAAAGACTATCGGCAATGAAGTATGGCGGTACTGCCGGCGGGGCAGCTGCTGGTTTAAGTGCCTTTTTAAATGCAAAACTGGTTAATGGAATCGGGTACTTTTTACAGGTAACCGGTTTTGATGCTGTGCTTAAAAAGAGTAATTTATTGATAACCGCCGAAGGTAGTATTGATATGCAAACGCTGCAGGGCAAAGGCCCTTTTGGCGTTGCCGAACTGGCAAAAAAAAATGATATACCGGTAATTGGACTAGCCGGCCTTATCCCGCTCACAGAAAATATAGAATTGAATAAATATTTCGATATCCTGTTGGCTATTGGAAACGGGGCTGAAGACCTGCCCGAAGCTTTAAAGCATACAAGGGTGAACCTGGTGAGGACAGCCAGGGTGATTGGAGATTTGCTGTCGATGAAAAAGTAA